The DNA region TTCCTGAGACTATTTTTGTTGCTGAATCATTAACCGTGTTAAAGTTAAAGGGTTGCAAGTGGCCGGAGAGTCCCTCAATCGACCAATATCCAGCGTTTGCTTTTTCACGATTGCGAGAGCTGTCTATAGTGAAAGTTTCTGATATTGATTCGgtaataataaattatctcctatcttgctgtcctttgctggAGGAATTTACTCTGAAGAGATGTGACTTTCACTTTCTTTCGGTTGTTCATAATCCAAAGCTTAAGAAGGCAATTATAGGACAAGTTAACGACATTAGGATTGAAGCACCTGCTCTTATAACTCTCTACTGTGCAGGTGATATCGTTAGGCCTGGAGGTGATTTGGATTTGAATGTGTCTTCATGCAATAATGTAAAGGAGCTGAAAATTGGTAGATTCGAACTTCCTAACAAATTCTTTGAAGAGCTTAATTCTAAATTTCCCCTTCTTGAGACCTTAGATACATATTTGTCCTGCCCAGATCCCATAGAGATTTCGAGTCATCGATTGAAGAGGTTAGATTTGAGGTACTGCGATGAAGAGGCCCCAAGAATATTTAAGATTAATTGTAAAAATCTCCGTCACTTTAAAATCACATGTACAGGCCATTCAAAACTGCCAATACCAATTCTTGTTAATTCTTCAAGTCTACAAGAAATTCAACATAATCTGCATGCGATCAATCATTTATCCGAGCAATGGTTTCTTCAATTCAGACGATATCTTGGAATGTTTCAGCAACAGCAAGTTTTAGACTTGTCGTTCTCTCCACTGGTATGCAGACAATTAAATGAATCTGTAGTTCTCAATTTTAGTGATCTATTGTTAGGTATATAGGTATACTC from Castanea sativa cultivar Marrone di Chiusa Pesio chromosome 6, ASM4071231v1 includes:
- the LOC142638241 gene encoding putative F-box/LRR-repeat protein At4g15060; its protein translation is MLKLQKVLVREFKLNMTIGDTKDASFIDDWIQLAIKNRIKKLDLCIRKYTLPETIFVAESLTVLKLKGCKWPESPSIDQYPAFAFSRLRELSIVKVSDIDSVIINYLLSCCPLLEEFTLKRCDFHFLSVVHNPKLKKAIIGQVNDIRIEAPALITLYCAGDIVRPGGDLDLNVSSCNNVKELKIGRFELPNKFFEELNSKFPLLETLDTYLSCPDPIEISSHRLKRLDLRYCDEEAPRIFKINCKNLRHFKITCTGHSKLPIPILVNSSSLQEIQHNLHAINHLSEQWFLQFRRYLGMFQQQQVLDLSFSPLFDYVSAEIIEEDIPPISNIKHLHLHLRDSRSQNYTTLIDGLLRSCHPKILSASSAFNRLVMVLYETLMGREEKPKCCSGCNTKCWRHYLKAVKVIYFFDGDKFVRAPQKDALSDLFLTAEGLESIMLKLEW